A window of the Isosphaera pallida ATCC 43644 genome harbors these coding sequences:
- a CDS encoding DMT family transporter, giving the protein MEIGPSPASRSKPLDAAGLGAAVLCCAIWGGNAVAVKFTVPDVPPLACAGWRFLLALPILVAVCRWTGRPLAVPRAAWGVMAIHVALTIVQIGSFNWGTALGQAGRSSVFINVHPLVVAPLAWLWLGERMTGRGLAGLIAAALGVAVLVSEPILRGGGSLTGDLIVLASGIVFGCQTVFQKKTFHRIPAPTMLLWQTIGAMPFFLALSWLIDGTVVERYSHQAMLGILYQGIMVSGFCFTVWMILLNRHPAGQLATLAFLTPLFGITFGCLARGEPFTWPLGLGAALVGLGIHLTASGSASARRGASWEDRSN; this is encoded by the coding sequence GTGGAGATCGGTCCCTCGCCGGCGAGCCGTTCCAAGCCGCTGGACGCCGCTGGCCTGGGTGCGGCGGTGCTTTGCTGCGCCATATGGGGCGGCAACGCGGTGGCGGTCAAGTTCACGGTGCCCGACGTGCCGCCTTTGGCCTGCGCGGGGTGGCGGTTTTTGCTGGCGCTGCCGATCCTGGTGGCGGTCTGCCGCTGGACCGGACGCCCTCTCGCCGTCCCCCGCGCTGCCTGGGGAGTGATGGCGATCCATGTTGCCTTGACAATCGTTCAAATCGGTTCGTTCAACTGGGGCACTGCGCTGGGCCAAGCAGGTCGGTCAAGCGTGTTCATCAATGTGCATCCCCTAGTCGTCGCGCCGTTGGCCTGGCTGTGGCTAGGGGAGCGGATGACCGGACGCGGGTTGGCCGGGCTGATCGCCGCGGCGCTGGGAGTGGCGGTGCTGGTCTCCGAGCCGATCCTCCGCGGCGGCGGCTCGCTGACCGGCGACCTCATCGTGCTGGCCTCGGGAATTGTGTTTGGTTGTCAAACCGTCTTTCAGAAAAAAACCTTTCATCGGATTCCCGCGCCCACGATGTTGTTGTGGCAGACAATCGGAGCAATGCCGTTTTTTTTAGCGCTTAGCTGGCTGATCGACGGGACGGTGGTGGAGCGTTATTCGCACCAAGCGATGCTTGGAATCTTATATCAAGGTATCATGGTTTCGGGCTTTTGCTTCACGGTCTGGATGATCCTGCTGAATCGTCACCCAGCTGGCCAGCTGGCGACGTTGGCGTTTCTCACGCCGCTGTTTGGGATCACCTTCGGCTGCCTAGCGCGGGGGGAACCATTCACCTGGCCTTTGGGCTTGGGGGCAGCGCTGGTCGGTCTGGGGATTCATCTGACCGCCTCAGGCAGCGCGTCGGCCCGGCGCGGAGCTTCCTGGGAAGATCGGTCGAATTGA
- a CDS encoding amino acid permease encodes MLHTLFRRKPLDQILAQADPETTGLKRNLSAWSITLLGVGAIIGAGIFGTIGTATAGDTARPGAGPSLMLSFVITAVVCGFTALCYAEFASVVPVSGSAYTYSYATLGELLAWILGWNLVIEYAIGNIAVAISWSSYFQALLANPSIGVALPDWLATTYRNADDNLIASAPKLLGWPIIFNAPAVGVVALITGVLVVGIRESARFNAVMVLVKILVLVFFIGAALWAVSPTTMVENWTPFQPNGWGGTLAAAAVVFFSYIGFDAVSTVAEETRRPARDLPLGIIGSLVICTIFYVLIAAVFTGIVPFGELLRWTDQERGEPLTKALAQVFPNLPWVNLVMATGAVISTTAVLLVFQLGQPRIFMAMARDGLLPKFLARVHPTFGTPHVTTILTGLFVAFFAAFASLDEVVDLTNIGTLFAFTLVCLGIVILRHTDPERPRAFKVPFGPYVLPLMGAVSCVFLAYYLPPASWWRFVGWLALGLAIYFGYGYSHSVLGRSLGRSPRTSWTARLVSIGFLAQALGLYTVPHDLGLAELIALIGDPALERAQTALVGATAILGGSALAIVGLVVEAQRRVAP; translated from the coding sequence GTGCTGCACACGCTGTTTCGTCGCAAGCCGCTCGACCAGATTCTGGCCCAGGCCGACCCGGAAACCACGGGGTTGAAGCGCAACCTCAGCGCCTGGAGCATTACCCTCTTGGGGGTGGGGGCGATCATCGGGGCGGGGATCTTCGGCACGATCGGCACCGCCACCGCCGGCGACACAGCGCGTCCTGGCGCGGGTCCGTCGCTGATGCTCTCGTTCGTGATCACGGCGGTGGTCTGCGGCTTCACCGCGCTTTGCTATGCTGAGTTCGCCTCGGTGGTGCCGGTCTCGGGTTCGGCCTACACCTATTCCTACGCCACGCTCGGCGAACTGCTCGCCTGGATTCTGGGCTGGAACCTGGTCATCGAGTACGCCATCGGCAACATCGCGGTGGCGATCAGTTGGTCGAGTTATTTTCAGGCGTTATTGGCAAACCCATCCATCGGGGTGGCGTTGCCGGACTGGTTGGCGACCACCTACCGCAACGCCGACGACAATTTGATCGCCTCGGCTCCCAAGCTCTTGGGCTGGCCGATCATCTTCAACGCGCCTGCGGTGGGGGTGGTGGCGCTGATCACCGGGGTTCTGGTGGTGGGGATTCGGGAGTCGGCGCGGTTCAACGCAGTGATGGTGTTGGTCAAAATTTTGGTGTTGGTTTTCTTCATAGGAGCGGCACTCTGGGCGGTGTCGCCCACGACGATGGTAGAGAACTGGACTCCGTTCCAGCCCAACGGCTGGGGCGGCACGCTGGCGGCCGCGGCGGTGGTGTTCTTCTCCTACATCGGCTTTGACGCGGTCAGCACCGTCGCCGAGGAGACCCGCAGGCCGGCACGCGACCTGCCCCTGGGCATTATTGGCTCGCTGGTGATTTGCACGATTTTTTACGTGCTGATCGCTGCCGTCTTTACCGGGATCGTGCCGTTCGGCGAGTTGCTCCGCTGGACTGACCAGGAACGGGGCGAACCGCTTACCAAAGCATTGGCTCAGGTGTTTCCGAACCTCCCCTGGGTCAACCTGGTGATGGCCACCGGGGCGGTGATCTCAACCACCGCGGTGTTGTTAGTGTTCCAACTGGGTCAGCCGCGGATCTTCATGGCCATGGCCCGCGACGGCCTGCTGCCCAAATTCCTCGCAAGGGTTCACCCGACCTTTGGCACCCCACATGTCACCACGATCCTCACAGGGCTCTTCGTGGCGTTTTTCGCCGCCTTCGCCAGCCTCGACGAGGTGGTTGATTTGACCAACATCGGCACCCTGTTCGCCTTCACGCTGGTCTGCCTGGGGATCGTGATCCTGCGTCACACCGACCCGGAACGTCCCCGCGCTTTCAAGGTGCCGTTTGGTCCCTATGTGCTGCCATTGATGGGCGCTGTCTCCTGCGTGTTCCTGGCCTATTACTTGCCACCGGCCTCGTGGTGGCGGTTCGTGGGCTGGTTGGCTTTGGGGCTGGCGATCTATTTCGGCTACGGCTATTCGCACAGCGTGCTTGGTCGGTCGCTGGGACGTTCGCCCCGGACCTCCTGGACAGCGCGATTGGTCTCGATCGGGTTCCTCGCCCAGGCGTTGGGGTTGTACACCGTGCCTCACGACCTGGGATTGGCCGAACTGATCGCGTTGATCGGCGATCCAGCCCTTGAAAGGGCCCAGACCGCCCTGGTCGGCGCGACGGCGATCCTTGGCGGATCGGCTCTGGCGATCGTCGGACTTGTTGTCGAAGCCCAACGGCGGGTCGCGCCATGA
- a CDS encoding FkbM family methyltransferase — translation MTDTASVVPMSSGTTKIEIEQVESVSVSPPPWWAAFASALGRRTPLGRYRLMNAVCRNLGAGRPVAPFVARLPRDLGAARFVCDPRDVIAREAWFCGRYEAIETRLVRHWLEPGGTFVDVGANWGYFSLVAATRVGPRGRVIALEPDPRVFVRLTLNRALNPDLASVIEPLALAASDQAGVARLQGHDETGDNFGLSRLVAHDRDASNCPDPTTPPTFETNAVRLDDLFEQLGLQTIDLIKIDIEGAEVLALRGLERTLRSGQARRLLLELHPRQLVEYGSSMNAVMDWLHSLGWRGWAIADDPRARRRASYGRDRHESPEAGLKLINPARAKEACEDPSRLAWPHQVWRPPA, via the coding sequence ATGACCGACACGGCCTCGGTGGTCCCCATGAGCTCCGGCACGACCAAGATTGAGATCGAGCAGGTCGAATCGGTTTCCGTTTCCCCCCCGCCGTGGTGGGCGGCCTTTGCTTCGGCGTTGGGTCGTCGCACGCCGTTGGGACGCTACCGCTTGATGAATGCAGTGTGTCGGAACCTGGGCGCGGGACGGCCGGTCGCGCCCTTTGTCGCTCGGTTGCCCCGCGACCTCGGCGCAGCCCGGTTCGTCTGCGACCCCCGCGACGTGATCGCCCGCGAAGCCTGGTTTTGTGGACGCTACGAGGCGATTGAGACCCGTTTGGTGCGTCACTGGTTGGAACCCGGCGGCACCTTCGTCGATGTCGGGGCCAACTGGGGCTACTTCAGCCTCGTCGCCGCCACGCGGGTTGGTCCCCGCGGCCGGGTGATCGCGCTCGAACCCGATCCACGCGTCTTTGTCCGTTTGACTCTTAACCGCGCGCTCAACCCCGACCTCGCTTCCGTGATCGAACCCCTGGCGTTGGCCGCGTCCGACCAGGCGGGCGTCGCGCGTCTTCAAGGCCACGACGAAACCGGCGACAACTTCGGTCTCAGTCGTCTGGTGGCCCATGATCGGGACGCCTCGAATTGCCCCGATCCAACCACCCCACCCACCTTCGAGACCAACGCCGTTCGGCTGGATGATCTGTTCGAACAACTGGGACTTCAAACGATTGATCTGATTAAAATTGATATCGAGGGGGCTGAAGTTCTAGCGCTTCGGGGTTTGGAGCGGACTCTGCGTTCTGGTCAGGCGCGGCGGTTGCTGCTGGAGCTGCATCCGCGGCAACTCGTTGAGTACGGTTCGTCCATGAACGCGGTGATGGACTGGCTTCACTCCCTGGGCTGGCGGGGTTGGGCGATCGCTGACGATCCCCGGGCGCGTCGTCGCGCCTCTTATGGACGCGATCGCCACGAGTCTCCCGAAGCGGGGCTCAAACTGATTAACCCAGCGCGGGCCAAGGAAGCGTGTGAGGACCCGTCACGGCTTGCCTGGCCGCATCAGGTCTGGCGACCGCCTGCGTGA
- a CDS encoding metallophosphoesterase yields the protein MDDLPSDPLPSPPTPLWNWVPCPEGALLREDRQLAVIADVHLGYDWARAASGDLMPAYCLDQTIARLDRLVKRCAGALTQLIVAGDLLETAAPCRRTARDLADLRRWLDARGVALEVVVGNHDRGRQPNHPSAVTLGGWTIAHGDRPRSEPRLIVGHVHPALRCEGRFYPCFLISETTIVLPAFSHDAAGVDLRALDWSTPPLNRLDSKTTRCLVVALGEELSDDDPRDHDGVVLDFGTVAALIAPGVSTSTPSRRSRRRQPRLSQRTLGRHAGGRQT from the coding sequence ATGGACGATTTGCCTTCAGATCCCCTCCCGTCGCCACCCACTCCCCTTTGGAACTGGGTTCCCTGCCCCGAGGGAGCCTTGTTGCGTGAGGATCGCCAGTTGGCGGTCATCGCCGATGTCCACCTGGGCTACGACTGGGCCCGGGCCGCCAGTGGCGATCTGATGCCCGCCTACTGCCTAGATCAGACGATCGCTCGGTTGGATCGGCTGGTCAAGCGGTGCGCGGGCGCTCTAACTCAGTTGATTGTCGCCGGCGATCTGCTGGAAACCGCGGCTCCCTGCCGCCGAACCGCCCGCGACCTCGCCGATCTGCGTCGCTGGCTTGACGCGCGGGGCGTCGCGCTGGAGGTCGTCGTGGGCAACCATGATCGCGGACGCCAACCCAATCACCCCTCAGCCGTGACTCTGGGCGGCTGGACGATCGCCCACGGCGACCGCCCGCGCTCTGAACCTCGGCTCATCGTTGGGCATGTTCATCCCGCGTTGCGTTGCGAAGGGCGTTTTTATCCCTGCTTTCTGATCTCCGAAACGACCATCGTACTCCCCGCCTTCTCCCACGACGCCGCCGGGGTCGATCTCCGCGCTTTGGACTGGTCCACCCCTCCCCTCAATCGGCTTGATTCCAAGACCACCCGCTGTCTGGTCGTGGCCCTAGGCGAGGAACTGAGCGACGACGACCCGCGGGACCATGACGGCGTGGTGCTGGATTTCGGCACCGTGGCCGCTCTGATCGCGCCGGGCGTCTCCACCTCAACCCCGTCGCGCCGTTCACGCCGAAGGCAACCACGCCTGAGCCAACGCACGCTCGGCCGTCACGCAGGCGGTCGCCAGACCTGA
- a CDS encoding alpha/beta hydrolase, which yields MRRGRRVGRLVFAARVLAWLPLGLALVIVASRERPDDPFALEPPGPWMVRIPLAEQDETALGLTQSGNQPATVRVEFFSPAGQPPPRGWPLALILPGGGWSSGDPLRFRAAVNPLRARELAVGLVALTPGRIDRPAWPRRLAEGRAVLRWVRERSVRVEVGAGDSADLPLFDPARVAVLGFGTGGHLAVFLGAEAGRLEPDTRPNAVVAFAPPVDLTPQAIGPTGPPLEPLLGRHASLEARMDASPLGRLNAESAPLLLIHGGEDRHVPPDQTARLEARARELGVRVERIVIPRGRHGLGVVWGTDDFSGRIRDFLELNAAYH from the coding sequence ATGAGAAGGGGGCGGCGGGTCGGTCGTCTCGTCTTCGCGGCGCGGGTGTTGGCCTGGCTGCCGCTGGGGCTGGCCCTGGTCATTGTGGCGTCCCGGGAACGTCCCGACGACCCCTTTGCGTTGGAGCCGCCCGGTCCGTGGATGGTGCGGATTCCCCTGGCTGAACAGGATGAGACCGCGTTGGGGTTAACCCAATCGGGCAACCAACCGGCGACGGTACGGGTGGAATTCTTCTCACCCGCGGGCCAACCGCCACCGCGGGGCTGGCCGTTGGCGCTGATTTTGCCAGGGGGAGGTTGGTCGAGCGGTGATCCGTTGCGGTTCCGGGCCGCGGTCAATCCGCTTCGGGCGCGAGAGCTGGCGGTGGGTCTGGTGGCTCTGACGCCGGGGCGGATCGATCGCCCGGCCTGGCCGCGGCGTTTGGCCGAGGGCCGGGCGGTGCTAAGATGGGTCCGGGAACGTTCGGTCAGGGTTGAAGTTGGAGCGGGGGATTCGGCGGATCTCCCGCTGTTCGACCCGGCGCGGGTCGCGGTCCTGGGGTTCGGCACCGGCGGACATCTGGCGGTCTTCCTGGGAGCCGAGGCCGGGCGTCTTGAACCCGACACGCGGCCCAACGCCGTGGTCGCGTTCGCGCCGCCGGTCGATCTGACACCCCAAGCAATTGGACCAACCGGCCCCCCTCTGGAGCCTCTGCTGGGTCGTCACGCCTCGCTGGAGGCGCGAATGGACGCCTCGCCCCTGGGGCGTCTCAACGCCGAATCGGCTCCGTTGCTGCTGATTCATGGTGGCGAGGATCGCCACGTTCCGCCCGATCAGACCGCCCGCTTGGAAGCACGCGCCCGCGAGTTAGGGGTGCGGGTCGAGCGGATCGTCATCCCTAGGGGTCGTCACGGTTTGGGGGTTGTGTGGGGAACGGATGATTTTTCCGGGAGGATTCGGGATTTCTTGGAACTCAATGCGGCGTATCATTAG
- a CDS encoding M24 family metallopeptidase encodes MAIDSETGVMQFRVESSDVSGEFVALAPIPLPPSVPPTSQAELGTSSQTPHVVAGDAEPEPDDSSARAGSSTLRATGAMLHLGDDVSVDGLPALADPTISHQDRELELRRADVNEKHQRIIAWLDKTGYEAVLLGRTDSVGWFTAGGDLAQTLTSELSAALVLVNRHCRALICDNVQTARLFEEEVAGLGFQLKERPWRTDPFAFALELARDKKYATDCGLFGWPNELSKLKALRLSLTRQERRWMRELGRTLARQVEATCRNFEPGETEADIAGHLAHRLIRQGIVPVDLRVAADGRLARYRQPRFKSARVTRHAVIQASGRRHGLCASVARMVAFDPVDPELARAHALASMVDATLIYFSRPGAVVSDIFRRARRIYEKYGHPHEWMKDYQGHVVGVSPRELTLTPDGQATLGHDLALSWCPSVSSARSQDTIVIDQRGYEVVTESRRWPRVEVLVKNLPILRPGLLIRKP; translated from the coding sequence ATGGCGATCGATTCCGAAACCGGCGTGATGCAATTCCGGGTGGAAAGTTCGGATGTGAGCGGCGAGTTCGTGGCGTTAGCCCCCATTCCCTTGCCGCCCAGCGTTCCGCCGACCTCCCAGGCCGAGTTGGGCACCTCTTCCCAGACCCCGCATGTGGTTGCGGGCGACGCGGAGCCGGAGCCGGACGATTCAAGCGCGCGGGCGGGTTCCAGCACATTGCGGGCCACGGGAGCGATGCTCCACCTGGGCGATGACGTCAGCGTGGACGGGCTGCCCGCCTTGGCCGACCCGACCATCTCGCACCAGGACCGCGAACTGGAATTGCGCCGGGCCGACGTCAACGAGAAGCATCAACGAATCATCGCCTGGCTGGACAAGACCGGCTACGAGGCAGTGCTGCTGGGTCGAACCGACTCGGTCGGTTGGTTCACCGCCGGCGGCGATCTAGCTCAAACCCTCACCTCGGAGTTGTCCGCCGCCCTCGTCTTGGTCAACCGCCATTGTCGCGCCCTGATTTGCGACAATGTGCAGACCGCCCGCTTGTTCGAGGAGGAGGTCGCTGGCCTGGGCTTTCAACTCAAGGAGCGGCCCTGGCGGACCGATCCGTTCGCCTTCGCCTTAGAACTGGCCCGCGACAAGAAATACGCCACAGACTGCGGCCTGTTCGGCTGGCCCAACGAATTGAGCAAGCTCAAGGCGCTGAGGCTGTCGTTGACCCGCCAGGAGCGCCGCTGGATGAGAGAACTGGGCCGCACCCTAGCCCGTCAAGTCGAGGCGACCTGCCGCAACTTCGAACCGGGCGAGACCGAAGCCGACATCGCCGGACACCTCGCGCATCGTTTGATTCGTCAAGGGATCGTACCGGTCGATCTGCGGGTCGCCGCCGACGGTCGCTTGGCGCGGTATCGCCAACCTCGGTTCAAGTCGGCCCGCGTGACCCGTCACGCCGTCATCCAAGCCAGTGGGCGGCGTCATGGCCTGTGTGCCTCAGTGGCGCGGATGGTGGCGTTTGATCCGGTTGATCCCGAACTGGCCCGCGCTCACGCTCTGGCCTCGATGGTGGACGCCACCTTGATCTATTTTTCACGTCCCGGCGCGGTGGTGTCGGACATTTTCCGACGCGCGCGGCGGATCTACGAGAAGTACGGCCACCCTCACGAATGGATGAAGGACTATCAAGGCCATGTCGTTGGGGTCTCGCCCCGCGAGTTGACGCTCACCCCCGACGGACAGGCCACCTTAGGTCACGACTTGGCTCTAAGTTGGTGTCCCAGCGTCAGCTCGGCCCGATCCCAGGACACGATTGTGATCGACCAGAGAGGTTATGAGGTCGTGACCGAGAGCCGGCGCTGGCCTCGCGTCGAGGTTCTGGTCAAGAATCTGCCGATCTTGCGGCCCGGTCTGCTCATCCGCAAACCCTGA
- a CDS encoding MBL fold metallo-hydrolase has product MNEPRIVSVISRAFQENAYLLWRSRVPSSDGDARGRPPQPAVLFDPGEEVDRILAAIAAENLTIEAILLTHGHCDHIAGIRGILRAFPHAPIVIGRNDAAMLTDPWLNLSAILDCPVTAPEADRLLAEGDRIEYAGLAFEVRELPGHSPGSVIYRLLDHEPVWVISGDTLFAGSVGRTDFPGGSAAQLFAGIRNILYTLPDDTRVFPGHGLETRVGVEKRTNPYCPAES; this is encoded by the coding sequence ATGAATGAGCCTCGCATTGTCAGTGTGATCTCCCGCGCGTTTCAGGAGAACGCCTATCTTCTTTGGCGCTCGCGTGTTCCTTCCTCGGATGGCGACGCGAGGGGGCGTCCGCCCCAACCGGCGGTGCTGTTCGATCCTGGCGAGGAGGTCGATCGCATCCTAGCGGCCATTGCCGCCGAGAACCTGACGATCGAGGCGATTCTGTTGACTCACGGCCATTGCGACCATATCGCCGGGATTCGAGGAATTCTCCGCGCCTTCCCCCACGCTCCGATCGTGATTGGCCGCAACGACGCGGCGATGCTTACCGACCCCTGGCTCAACCTCAGCGCGATCCTGGACTGCCCGGTGACCGCGCCGGAGGCCGACCGCCTCTTGGCCGAGGGGGATCGGATCGAATACGCGGGACTCGCCTTCGAGGTCCGCGAGCTGCCCGGCCACAGCCCCGGCTCGGTGATTTACCGCTTGCTCGATCACGAACCGGTCTGGGTCATCAGCGGCGACACCTTGTTTGCCGGCTCGGTGGGCCGCACCGACTTCCCCGGCGGCTCGGCCGCTCAGCTGTTCGCGGGGATTCGAAACATCCTCTACACCCTACCTGACGACACCCGCGTGTTTCCCGGCCACGGTCTCGAGACCCGCGTGGGGGTAGAAAAGCGGACCAACCCCTACTGCCCAGCGGAATCGTGA
- a CDS encoding DUF1571 domain-containing protein, with protein sequence MIRKYGPRPWSLLTWRKPMIRATCTCMPMLGISALIAFQSWNAYWDHLTRGHRSSVVEEGVNESGGTVLSNALLTLSVVPVAPLGDADPLPNIAEALRLPSCCVDAAELRSEAQRIVWARTIVEAARRHYAEIKDYTATMIMRERIDGVLGEPTYLNVKIRNQPHSVYLRYLRPSRGKEAIYVEGCRDNQVWAHEAPGLFKLLTGTVKLDPTSPLAMKGHRYPITDLSMGHLLKTVSERWTVELQEGRSLLAFPTERDEDGRELLGVRCIHVTPAPGDFFHRVDLWFDMENGLPVKYAAFSQPPPDSDEPVLEEEYVTRDLRINVGLTDHDFDPANPNYSFSLGR encoded by the coding sequence ATGATCCGAAAATACGGACCCCGGCCTTGGTCCCTCCTAACCTGGCGCAAGCCGATGATCCGCGCGACCTGCACCTGCATGCCGATGTTGGGCATCTCGGCGCTAATCGCGTTCCAAAGCTGGAACGCCTACTGGGACCACCTTACCCGCGGCCACCGGTCATCGGTCGTTGAAGAGGGCGTGAATGAGTCGGGGGGAACGGTTCTGTCCAACGCGCTGTTGACTCTGTCGGTCGTTCCCGTCGCCCCCCTTGGCGACGCCGACCCCCTGCCCAACATCGCCGAAGCGCTGAGGCTGCCCTCCTGTTGCGTCGACGCCGCGGAACTGCGATCCGAAGCCCAACGAATCGTTTGGGCGCGGACCATCGTGGAGGCGGCCCGGAGGCATTACGCGGAGATCAAAGACTACACCGCGACCATGATCATGCGGGAGCGGATCGACGGCGTTCTCGGCGAACCGACCTATCTCAACGTCAAGATTCGCAATCAGCCGCACAGTGTCTATCTTCGATACCTCCGGCCATCACGCGGCAAGGAGGCGATTTACGTTGAGGGTTGCCGGGATAATCAAGTGTGGGCCCACGAAGCCCCTGGTCTCTTCAAATTGTTGACTGGGACGGTCAAGCTCGACCCCACCAGTCCCCTGGCCATGAAGGGGCATCGGTATCCGATCACCGACTTGAGCATGGGGCATTTGCTCAAAACCGTCTCCGAACGTTGGACGGTGGAACTACAAGAGGGCCGGTCGTTATTGGCCTTCCCAACCGAGCGTGATGAGGACGGCCGCGAGTTGCTGGGGGTGCGTTGCATCCACGTCACGCCCGCGCCCGGCGATTTCTTCCATCGGGTTGATCTCTGGTTCGATATGGAGAACGGATTGCCGGTCAAGTATGCGGCCTTTTCCCAGCCACCCCCGGATTCGGATGAACCAGTGTTGGAGGAGGAGTACGTCACTCGTGACCTGCGGATCAACGTTGGTCTGACCGACCATGACTTCGATCCGGCCAACCCCAACTATTCCTTTTCCTTGGGCCGTTGA
- a CDS encoding GNAT family N-acetyltransferase — MTLSAKVFVRVHIRWMIRRDLAEVLEIERASSPDAWDELEFLDQLRRRNCIGMVADLHDQVAGYMIYELGKRELKVLRLVVDPRWRRKGVGAQMVAKLVGKLSHLRRSRIWVHVRESNLAAQLFLRSQRFRAVEIVRECYADTNEDAYVFCYALESLSDPSLRSNPLKRPVSQDCERENLPPWSSSSDPVEGDS; from the coding sequence ATGACGCTCTCTGCGAAGGTATTCGTCCGGGTTCACATCCGCTGGATGATTCGCCGCGACCTGGCCGAAGTCCTAGAAATCGAACGCGCGTCCTCGCCCGACGCCTGGGACGAGCTGGAATTCCTCGACCAACTCCGCCGACGCAACTGCATTGGCATGGTGGCCGATCTGCATGACCAGGTCGCCGGCTACATGATTTATGAACTGGGTAAACGCGAGCTCAAGGTGTTGCGGCTCGTTGTCGATCCTCGCTGGCGTCGCAAAGGAGTCGGCGCTCAGATGGTGGCCAAACTCGTGGGCAAACTCTCTCACCTGCGACGCAGTCGAATCTGGGTCCACGTCCGCGAGAGCAACCTCGCCGCTCAGCTCTTCCTTCGCTCCCAACGGTTCCGGGCCGTGGAGATCGTGCGGGAGTGTTACGCCGACACCAATGAAGACGCCTATGTGTTCTGTTACGCCCTGGAGTCCCTGTCCGACCCCAGCCTCAGGTCGAATCCGCTGAAGCGGCCGGTCTCTCAGGATTGCGAGCGCGAAAATCTCCCACCTTGGTCCAGTTCGAGCGATCCAGTTGAGGGGGATTCTTGA
- a CDS encoding phosphotransferase enzyme family protein, producing MSPNRMEAWLEVEPSVRRMLAHWPHALRPDADTPLLPLGNAGGLSGARLWKFEGPHGPLVLKRWPDATPTARELRNIHTHLFDAAARGFGAERLPLPFPDRSGRTVVQDPDTGSLWELTRWLPGQADHQRPPALAHLRAAFIALAQLHRLWETDLKGLVGHRRGVGVTLSRRIAELDQWRSVGFAALQSCLDRSELTRPPSQQEPDSTDPPPIITAEDHLTHLDIVTLARRWLEESRRLWERARRSLERASSIPTPLLFVWRDPRPDHILFEQEMVTGLLDFGGAGIDSAAVDLARLLPEWTTNHPSARSEALAAYETIRPLQPSEQRVLEALELSGPIMLGGRWLSWWFLGAPPRSPACLDPRRVLWGLRRALEGLEAVDTPRMIV from the coding sequence ATGAGTCCGAACCGGATGGAAGCATGGCTCGAGGTGGAACCGTCAGTTCGTCGGATGCTGGCTCATTGGCCTCACGCCCTCCGCCCCGACGCCGACACTCCCCTTCTCCCCTTGGGAAACGCGGGTGGGCTTAGCGGCGCACGGCTCTGGAAATTCGAAGGGCCGCATGGTCCCCTCGTCCTAAAGCGCTGGCCCGACGCCACACCAACAGCCCGCGAACTTCGGAACATCCATACTCATTTATTTGATGCCGCTGCACGAGGTTTTGGCGCGGAGCGGTTGCCTCTACCGTTTCCGGATCGCTCAGGCCGAACCGTGGTGCAAGACCCCGACACTGGAAGCCTGTGGGAACTGACCCGCTGGCTCCCAGGTCAGGCCGACCACCAACGTCCCCCTGCCCTCGCTCACTTGCGGGCGGCCTTCATTGCGCTGGCCCAACTCCACCGGCTTTGGGAAACTGACCTCAAAGGTCTGGTGGGACACCGCCGGGGGGTTGGAGTGACCCTCAGCCGTCGCATTGCCGAACTCGACCAATGGCGGTCAGTGGGCTTCGCTGCCCTTCAATCCTGCTTGGATCGCTCCGAACTCACCCGACCTCCATCCCAACAGGAACCCGACTCCACCGATCCTCCCCCGATCATAACCGCCGAGGATCATCTCACTCATCTAGATATTGTCACCCTAGCGCGTCGTTGGTTGGAGGAATCGAGGCGACTTTGGGAGCGGGCACGGCGGAGTCTGGAACGGGCGTCTTCCATTCCGACCCCTCTGTTGTTCGTATGGCGCGATCCACGTCCCGATCATATTCTGTTCGAGCAGGAGATGGTGACCGGGTTGCTCGACTTCGGCGGCGCGGGAATCGACTCGGCGGCAGTCGATTTGGCCCGCCTACTGCCTGAATGGACCACGAACCACCCCTCGGCCCGATCCGAAGCGCTGGCTGCCTATGAGACAATTCGACCGCTCCAGCCCTCTGAGCAGCGAGTGCTGGAGGCGCTGGAACTCAGCGGCCCCATCATGCTGGGTGGACGTTGGCTCTCCTGGTGGTTCTTGGGAGCGCCACCCCGATCGCCCGCCTGTCTCGATCCTCGGCGCGTCTTGTGGGGACTTCGCCGGGCTTTGGAAGGTCTCGAAGCCGTTGACACACCTCGCATGATCGTCTGA